The following coding sequences are from one Paenibacillus sp. JDR-2 window:
- the ald gene encoding alanine dehydrogenase, with the protein MEIGVPKERKSAEHRVALTPGGVYELVKHGHRVFVETEAGAASGFPDEQYQSAGAIVVAVADDAWSRDMVVKVKEPLKEEYRHFREGLVLFTYLHLAAERELTEALAQHKVTAIAYETVQLSSGQLPLLTPMSDIAGRMAAQVGAQFLEKAHGGRGILLGGVPGVRKGRVTIIGGGVVGTGAAQIALGLGADVSIIDRDADRLRALEDRFGGRIQTLASHSRQIAEAVAESDLVIGAVLIPGARAPKLVTEDMVRAMPAGSVIVDVAIDQGGSVETINRITTHAEPVFERFGVLHYAVANMPGAVPYTATAALTNATLPYMLALADRGVRDTLAGSEPIRRGVNAMDGFITHEAVAAAHQMSYTKVRDLLSSSIA; encoded by the coding sequence ATGGAAATTGGCGTTCCGAAAGAGAGAAAAAGCGCGGAGCACCGCGTTGCTCTAACGCCCGGCGGCGTTTATGAGTTAGTAAAGCATGGACATCGCGTGTTTGTAGAGACGGAAGCGGGGGCGGCATCCGGGTTCCCGGATGAACAGTATCAGTCGGCTGGGGCTATAGTTGTAGCGGTTGCGGATGATGCTTGGTCCAGGGATATGGTCGTGAAGGTGAAGGAGCCGCTGAAGGAAGAGTACCGGCACTTCCGTGAAGGGCTGGTGCTGTTTACGTATTTGCATCTGGCTGCGGAGCGGGAGCTGACAGAGGCATTGGCGCAGCATAAGGTGACGGCGATCGCATACGAGACCGTTCAGCTGTCCAGCGGCCAGCTGCCGCTTCTCACCCCGATGAGCGATATAGCCGGAAGGATGGCAGCCCAGGTCGGAGCTCAATTTCTGGAGAAGGCGCATGGGGGAAGAGGTATTCTGCTGGGCGGCGTTCCCGGCGTGCGGAAAGGCCGCGTCACCATTATCGGCGGCGGCGTAGTAGGGACAGGCGCTGCGCAGATCGCGCTTGGTCTTGGCGCCGACGTATCCATTATAGACCGCGATGCCGATAGGCTGCGGGCGCTGGAGGATCGGTTCGGCGGCCGGATACAGACACTCGCTTCGCATTCCCGGCAAATCGCCGAGGCAGTCGCTGAATCGGATCTTGTGATTGGAGCCGTGCTGATTCCCGGCGCCCGTGCGCCAAAGCTTGTAACGGAGGACATGGTCCGTGCCATGCCGGCAGGCTCGGTTATCGTGGATGTCGCGATTGACCAGGGCGGCAGCGTGGAGACGATTAACCGGATTACGACGCATGCCGAGCCGGTATTCGAGCGGTTTGGCGTCCTTCATTACGCCGTCGCCAACATGCCGGGCGCCGTGCCATATACGGCAACGGCGGCACTAACAAACGCCACGCTGCCGTATATGCTGGCGCTGGCCGACCGCGGCGTCCGCGATACGCTTGCCGGCAGCGAGCCGATCCGGCGCGGCGTAAACGCCATGGACGGCTTTATCACTCATGAAGCCGTCGCCGCGGCTCATCAGATGAGCTATACCAAGGTGCGCGATCTGTTAAGCTCTTCGATCGCTTGA
- a CDS encoding PucR family transcriptional regulator — protein MVETLMQLTVRDILQRPLFQKAETIASEEALNRTVRWVHIMEVTQIGKLLSGNELILSTGIGWHDDEELSLSFLRQLIDSGASGLCIELGTYTKKPSDAMIELAERENFPLLFFHEEVRYIDITQDLHAYFIHQHHRMVYELEALSTKLNQLLLSGKGIMPLLKLLHHTTGTQVAFFPLNAEAEFIPHMPKAKADSFYEQWIYGEMFATPDLKRGLAHRPILALDHLFADLLLQSEQELSEFQVLALDRCATAIAQEMMRTKYMEERRRYKDEMWVTDWLSGKHAEKEVREYISSIRPAAKLYGLTVCIFRLNLKLAEWKEGEELLIQKNMVARAIFEGEGYFLLPAILHDHIVFVLIDQMKQLKWKDRLLRAIDRLRKTEHNPDSALFAGTLGIGKYLTDLSRAKEGYESAQETVAIQTDIGPLSSPFFNDLHTYRIISGLKKTGMLPALIEEYIGPLARYDQEKNGQLLKTLKVFLSLSGSKQDTAKELFIVRQTLYHRLEKIASLLGDDYLVADKRLAIELALNAYEYTYGAIP, from the coding sequence ATGGTTGAAACGTTGATGCAGCTAACCGTTAGAGACATCCTGCAGCGCCCTCTGTTTCAGAAGGCTGAGACGATCGCAAGCGAAGAAGCGCTGAATCGCACCGTACGATGGGTCCACATTATGGAAGTTACCCAGATTGGCAAGCTTCTAAGCGGCAATGAGCTGATCCTGTCCACCGGCATCGGCTGGCATGACGACGAGGAGCTAAGCCTATCCTTCCTTCGGCAGCTTATCGATTCCGGAGCCTCTGGCCTCTGTATCGAACTAGGCACCTACACCAAAAAGCCATCCGATGCCATGATCGAGCTGGCGGAGCGAGAGAACTTTCCTCTCCTTTTTTTCCACGAGGAGGTTCGTTATATCGACATTACCCAAGATCTGCACGCCTACTTCATCCATCAGCATCACCGCATGGTCTATGAGCTTGAAGCGCTCTCCACCAAGCTGAACCAGCTATTGCTCTCCGGCAAAGGCATTATGCCGCTGCTTAAGCTTCTCCACCACACGACCGGTACCCAAGTCGCTTTTTTTCCGTTAAATGCCGAAGCAGAGTTTATTCCGCATATGCCCAAAGCCAAAGCAGACAGCTTCTACGAGCAATGGATTTACGGCGAAATGTTTGCCACCCCTGACCTGAAGCGCGGACTCGCGCACCGCCCGATTCTTGCCCTTGACCATCTATTTGCCGATTTGCTGCTGCAGTCCGAGCAGGAGTTGAGCGAATTCCAGGTTCTAGCCCTCGACCGCTGCGCTACCGCTATCGCCCAAGAAATGATGCGTACCAAATATATGGAGGAGAGACGGCGCTACAAGGATGAAATGTGGGTAACGGATTGGCTGAGCGGCAAGCATGCCGAGAAGGAAGTGCGGGAGTATATCAGCTCGATCAGGCCCGCCGCCAAGCTTTACGGCTTAACCGTTTGCATATTCCGCTTGAACCTGAAGCTGGCGGAGTGGAAGGAAGGCGAAGAGCTGCTTATTCAGAAAAACATGGTTGCCCGCGCCATCTTCGAAGGCGAAGGCTACTTCCTTCTCCCCGCCATTTTGCATGATCATATCGTCTTTGTACTAATCGATCAGATGAAGCAGCTCAAGTGGAAGGATCGCCTCCTCCGCGCCATTGACCGTCTAAGAAAAACTGAGCACAACCCGGATTCGGCCCTATTTGCCGGAACGCTGGGCATCGGCAAATACTTGACCGATCTGTCCCGCGCCAAGGAAGGCTACGAGTCCGCGCAAGAGACGGTTGCGATTCAGACGGATATCGGGCCGCTGAGCTCGCCTTTTTTCAATGACCTGCACACGTACCGGATCATATCGGGTCTCAAGAAGACCGGCATGCTGCCCGCCCTCATCGAGGAATATATCGGCCCGCTCGCGCGGTACGATCAGGAGAAAAACGGGCAGCTGCTCAAAACGCTGAAGGTGTTCCTCTCCCTGTCCGGCTCCAAGCAGGATACGGCAAAAGAGTTGTTTATCGTCCGTCAGACGCTTTATCATCGGCTCGAGAAAATAGCATCGCTGTTAGGCGATGA
- a CDS encoding HupE/UreJ family protein, producing MKLHKKAGVILAALWVLLTVMGGTAEAHFSSTGFSDITVKDKNLEYNLFLLERELLEAMPQLDGNGDGKLSEDELSSENDALTALVHDRLIVTGNNKVGTGVVLAAKQTEKAKVPMIEIDINYDFAEPVDRYMVQYNFYDGTNPDHRSYATIRMGKQSIVQVINSSNNILQMEGYHGTDAASSDSGAALDDAGSKPLTTSSSWTSVLKDYVTMGMEHIWSGADHMLFLCGLILASGTSGWTMLKLVSAFTVGHSITLVLSAMDLASLSPLIVEPLIALSIVFVAFETMFRKRFPQLKGKQIAVTVTFGMVHGFGFAEILHGTMSGNIALPLFSFNLGVEIGQLVVLAIVIPILWVIRKLITSTSNRQIWWTYATSSVVGLMGLYWLIERLISDFTM from the coding sequence GTGAAATTACACAAAAAAGCTGGGGTTATACTGGCCGCTTTATGGGTTCTGTTGACAGTAATGGGCGGAACGGCCGAAGCGCATTTCAGCTCGACGGGTTTTTCGGATATTACCGTTAAGGATAAGAATCTGGAATACAACTTGTTCTTGCTGGAGAGGGAACTGCTCGAAGCTATGCCGCAGCTTGATGGCAACGGTGACGGCAAGCTTTCCGAAGACGAGCTGTCCAGTGAAAATGATGCGCTTACGGCACTCGTTCACGACAGGCTTATCGTTACGGGCAATAACAAGGTTGGCACGGGAGTTGTACTCGCAGCCAAACAGACGGAAAAAGCAAAAGTGCCGATGATCGAGATCGACATCAACTATGATTTTGCCGAGCCTGTCGACCGGTACATGGTTCAATATAACTTTTATGACGGAACAAACCCCGATCACCGCAGCTATGCAACGATCCGGATGGGGAAGCAGTCTATCGTGCAAGTGATAAACAGTTCGAACAACATTTTGCAGATGGAAGGCTACCATGGAACGGATGCGGCAAGCTCCGATTCTGGTGCCGCTCTAGATGATGCTGGGTCGAAGCCGTTGACCACTTCTTCCTCGTGGACAAGCGTGCTGAAAGATTACGTGACGATGGGGATGGAGCATATCTGGTCGGGCGCCGATCATATGTTGTTCCTCTGCGGGTTAATCCTTGCCTCGGGCACAAGCGGCTGGACGATGCTGAAGCTGGTCTCGGCCTTTACGGTTGGACACAGCATCACATTGGTTCTATCCGCGATGGATCTAGCGTCGTTGTCGCCGCTTATCGTGGAGCCTCTTATTGCGTTAAGTATCGTATTCGTAGCTTTTGAGACGATGTTCCGCAAAAGATTCCCGCAGCTGAAGGGCAAGCAGATTGCCGTCACGGTGACGTTCGGGATGGTGCATGGCTTTGGCTTTGCGGAGATTTTGCACGGAACGATGTCGGGCAACATTGCCCTGCCGCTCTTCTCCTTCAATCTTGGCGTTGAGATCGGCCAGCTCGTTGTACTGGCGATTGTCATTCCGATTCTGTGGGTAATTCGGAAGCTGATTACAAGCACAAGCAACCGTCAGATCTGGTGGACGTATGCGACCTCCTCGGTGGTTGGTTTAATGGGACTATATTGGCTGATCGAACGCCTGATCTCAGACTTCACGATGTAA